GGCAATTGGCTCCAGGTCATCGCGCTCAGCCCAGCAAGGTCGGCTGACGGGTGGCGCAATGCGCCACGCAGTGCTGGATCTGCTCGAAGTTCTCCAGCCCGTACCAGAACACCTTCCACTTTTCCTGCTTGATGCAGCCGTCGGATTCGGCGTAGTAGAAGATGTTGACCTGGTTGTTGTGACGCGAGCGCCAGAACAGTTGCGGGGTTTCCTCGCGCATCACGTTCCACACCGCCCGGCCCAGGCCTTCGCCCTGCGCGTCGTCGAGCACGGCGAACTTGTCCAGATAGGTCAGCCGGCCTTCGCCGAGCTGGCCTTCGTCGGTGAGGATGACCGCGGCGCGATAGTTCTCGCTGACGTAGGCGCGCAGCAACGTGGTGTTGGAAAAATAGTCCGGCACCAGGGTGCGACCGAAGCTGGATTCGATCAGCGATCTGAGCCGTGGCAGATCCAGTTCGTCCCAGGACGTGGCGCGCAGCACGCGCTCGCCCCGCCGGACCAGCGTACCGGAACCCTTGTGGGTGAACAGTTCCTTGGCCAGATCCGCCGGCCGGGTGATCGACACCGACGACTCCAGTGGCAGCCGGTCGAGCAGGTCCTTGATCTGTTCGATCTTCACCCGCATGCCGCCGTTGATCCACGGCTGCTGCATCAGGTGGTCGTACTCGGTGGACAGGTTGATCGAATCGATCAGCTTGCCATCGGCATCCAGCAGGCCGCCGGTGCCGGTGAGGAAGATGATCTTGTACGGTTGCAGCTCCTGCACCAGCTCGTTGGCGGCAAAGTCGGCGTTGACGTTGAGGATCTGCCCGCTGGGCGTTTCGCCCAGGCTGGTGATCACCGGGATCGAACCGGCCTGCAGGCTGGCTTCGATCGGTGCCAGATTCACCGCCTTGACCTCACCCACCAGGCCATAGGTCTCGCGATCCAGATACTGGGCTTCGAACACGCCGCCGGTGATGGAGGTGGCGCGCGCGCCGTTCTGCTGCAGCGCTTCGACCAGCTTGAGGTTGGAGGCCTGGAACACCTTGCGCACGATCGCCAGCGCTTCGGGCGAGGTCACCCGCAAGCCGTTGACGGTCTGCTTTTCGATGCCGGCGGCCGACAGTTCGGCGTCCAGCTGCGGGCCGGCGCCATGCAGCACGATCGGGGTCAGCCCCACTTCCTGCAGGAACGACAGCGACGAGGTCAGCGCCTCCAGATCGTCGCGCAACACCGCGCCGCCGACCTTGACCACCGCAAAGCGTTTGGCGTCGAGCTGCGAAAACCGCTTGAGGTACTGGCTGATTTCCTTCGCGCTGGCCATGCTCGAAAGCAGGCGCACGATGGTCTGGCGGGTCTGTTTGTGGGGCTGTGCTGGGAGGGACATTGCCGTGATCGAAAGAGGAAGGAAGCGCCAGGCGCAAGGATTGGTTTAGCGGGAACCGTTGATGATGCGATGGACCGATTCGGCATAGCGCTGCAGTTGTTCCAGCGTCACGAACTCATCGGCGGTGTGCGCCTGGGCGATGTCGCCCGGGCCGTAGACCAGCGCGGTATAGCCGCCGGCCGAGAACAGCGAGGCCTCGGTCCAGAAGTCCACGGCATTGCCGATCGGCAGGTCCAGCGCGTCGGCCACGTCGCGCGCGGCCAGGCGCCGCTCTTCGGCACGCGCAATGTCGCCCGACGGCAGGCTCGGGCCGCGAAAGGTTTCTTCGAACTGTGCCGCTGCCGGATCGGCAAAACCGGCGAAGGTCGCCAGCAGTCCATCCACATCCATCGACGGCAGCGGTCGGAAACCGAAGCGCAACTCGGCCGCCGGCGCGATCATGTTGGCCTTGATGCCGCCATCGACGCGGCCGATGTTGAAGCGCAGGCCGGTCAGCCCGCCGAAGCGTGCATGTGCCAGCGCCTCGACATGATCCAGCGCCTTGCCGCCCCAGCGCATCGCCTGGTGGAGCGCGCTTGCTGAAGGGTCCTGCTTGCCCGACGCATGCCCGGCGCGGCCGGCAAAACGCATCAGCACCGAGCTGATGCCGCGATGCGCCAGCACCGCCTCGCTCATGGTCGGCTCGGCCACCAGCACCGCTTCGAATACCGGGACCCGGGACCCGGGACCCGGGACCGCGGGGTGGGCGGCCAGGAATGCGGCAATACATCGCGGATCGTTGGCTTCCTCATCGGACGAGAACAGGAACGCTGCATCGCCATCGCCGGCATTGGCGGCGGCAATCAACGCCGCAGCCGCGCCCTTGATGTCGCACACCCCCAACCCGATCACGCGGTCGGCGGTGCGCCGCATCACATGCGGATTGGCGCTCCAGTGCGGCGAATCCGGCACCGTGTCCAGGTGCACGTTGAACAGGTACCTGGGCGTCCCGCGCACCGCATACAAGCTCACCGCGCCAGCGCCGTGGTCGATTACCTCGACCTGGAAGCCGGGCAACTGCGCGCGCAGGTAATCGAAGATCCCGCCCTCAGCAGCGATCGCCCGCGGCGGATTGCGGGTGTCGAAGGACACCAGGGCGCCCAGGTGGGTCAGCGTGTTGTCGAGCAGTGTGGTCATTGATTGCGTCTGGTTGCGTCGGGCAGCGTGGTGCTGCGTGTCCGAGTGTGCGGGGTAGCACTACGTTCATACCGCTCTTCCCCCGCCTGCGGGGAAGGGCGGATGGGGGCAATGCGACAGCCTGCCCCTCATCCGGCGCTACGCGCCACCTTCTCCCGCAAGCGGGAGAAGGGAATCTGCAAGCGGGAGAAGGGAATCTGCGAGCGAGAGAAGAGAATCTGCGAGCGGGAGAAGGACTCTGCGCTCGGCACAACTGCTCCCGCGCTACGGTCGATCACCTCGACCTGGAAGCCGGGCAACTGCGCGCGCAGGTAATCGAAGATCCCGCCTTCGGCAGCGATCGCACGCGGCCGATTGCGGGTGTCGAAGGACACCAGCGCTTCCAGGTGCGTGAGGGTGGATGCGAGTAGATCGGTCATGTCAGTTGGATCAAGGGTCCGAAGCAGCGGCTGGATGAAAACGTGCAAAGCACCGAGGTGCGCAAACGACTCATAAATCACATCGACGCCAACCCTTCTCCCTCCGGGAGAAGGTGCCCCGAAGGGGCGGATGAGGGTGCGGGCGAAGCTCTCGCACTAGTGAATCGCACGAGGCTTCGCCCCGTACCCTCACCCCAACCCCCGCTCCGCGCCCCGGAGGGAGAGGGGCTTGCCATCTGCTTGCCAGAGGCCCCAAACCCTCAGCGATTCACCTGCGCGTACAGCGTGGAGCTCATGCCGAACAGCTTGATGAAGCCTTCGGCCTCTTCCACGCCCCAATCCGCCGACTGCGCATAGGTCGCGCCCTTGGTGTTGAGCAGGTGCGGCGAACGCACCGCCACCGCATCGACGCGGCCACCGCGGGTTTCCAGCACCACTTCGCCATTGACCTTGGACTGCGACGACTTCAGGAATGCCTCGATGTCGGTCTTGAGCGGGTCGTGGTAGAAACCTTCGTACACCAGCTCCACCCACTTGCGTGCCACGTCCGGCTTGAAGCGGTTCTGCTGCTTGGTCAGCACCGCATCTTCCAGCGCACGGTGCGCGGTCAGCAGCGAGATCAGGCCCGGCGCTTCGAACACGATGCGCCCCTTCAGCCCGATCACGGTGTCGCCGGTGTACACGCCACGGCCCACGCCGTACTGCGCAAACAAACCATTGAGCTTGGCCAGGATCCTGGCGCCCGGCAGCGGCTTGCCGTCCAGTTCCACCGCTTCGCCTTCGACGAACTTCAGCGTCACCGTCAGCGCTTCGGTCGGCCATGCGCTGCGCGGCGCACACCAGCCATGCGCGCCCTCGCCCGGTGCTTCCCACCGATCGATCTCGCCACCGGACATGGTCAGGCCCAGCAGGTTCTCGTTGATGGTGTAGGCCTGCTGCTTGGCACGCACGCCGAAACCGCGCTCTTCCAGATACTTCTGCTCGTAGGCGCGGGTCTGGGTGTGCTCCTTCTGGATTTCGCGGATCGGCGCGACGATCTGGTAGTCGCCCAGCGCCTTCACCGCCAGGTCGAAACGCACCTGGTCGTTGCCCATGCCGGTGCAGCCGTGCGCAATGATGCGCGTGCCCAGTTCTTCGGCGCGCTTGAGCGCGGCATCGACGATCAGGTAACGGTCGGACACCAGCAACGGGTACTGGCCCTGATAGCCCTCGCCGGCCCACACGAACGGCTTGACGAAGCCATCCCAGATTGCCGGGCCACCGTCGACGGTGACGTGGCTGGCCGCGCCCAGCTCGGCGGCACGCTTCTCGATGAAGTCTCGCTCCTGCGCATCCACACCGCCGGTGTCGGCGAACACGGTATGCACCGCATAACCGCGCTCCTGCAGATACGGAATGCAGAAGCTGGTGTCCAGACCACCGGAGAACGCCAGGACGATGTCTTTGGTGCCGGGATTTGAGATTGGGGATTCGGGATTGGTGGAAGCGGTCTGTTGCGACATGGGGGGTCTCTTTGGAAGTTGACTAAGTTAGGTCGGGAGCGGAGTTCGCCGTTGCGAATCCCCAATCCCCAATCACGAATCCCGGCTGCCCTGGCCCACCAGGGCAGCCATGATCGCCTTCTGCACATGCAGGCGATTTTCGGCCTCATCGATGGCGATGCAGTTGGGCGAATCCATCACCGCGTCGGTGGCCTTGACGTTGCGACGCAGCGGCAGGCAATGCGAAAACACGCCGTTGTTGGTCAGCGCCATCTTGCGTTCGTCGACGATGAAGTGCTGATACTGGTCGCGGATCGGCTTTTCAGGCTCCCAGTTACCGAAGAACGGCAACGCGCCCCAGCTTTTGGCATAGACGACATCGGCACCGGCGTAGGCGCTGTCGATATCGTGGCTCACCTGCAGCGAGCCACCGCTTTCGGCCACGTTCTGTGCCGCCCAGCCCATGTAGCGCTCGTCCAGGATGTAGTCCGGCGTCGGGCATAGCAGGGTCACGTCCATCCCCAGGCGGGTGGCAATGGTCAGCGCCGAATTGGCCACCGCGGTGTTGAGCGGCTTGGGGTGGTAGGTCCAGGTCAGCACGTACTTCTTGCCGCGCAGATCCGGCGTGCCGAAGTGTTCCTGCAGCGCCAGCGCGTGCGCCAGCTCCTGGCACGGGTGGGTGATGGTTTCCATGTTGATCACCGGCACCGGCGAGTACCTGGCGAAGCTCTTGAGCACCTGGTCCTCGCGATCCCTGGACCAGTCGACGAACTTCGGAAACGCACGCACGCCGATCAGGTCGACATAGCGGCCAAGCACGCGCGCCACTTCGGCGATGTGCTCTTCGGTGTCGCCATCCATCACCGTGCCCAGGTTGAACTCGATCGGCCATGCATCCTTTCCCGGCTGCAGCACCACCGCATGCCCGCCCAGCTGGAAGGCACCCAGTTCGAAGCTGGTGCGGGTCCGCATGGACGGGTTGAAGAACACCAGCGCGATCGACTTGCCCTTCAGCTCGCTTCCCAGCCTGTTGCGTTTGAACAGCGCGGCCTGGGTCAACAGCGCGTCCAGTTCGGCGCGGCTCCAGTCCTGGGTGTTCAAGAAGTGCTTCAGTGACATCGATCGATCCTTTGCTGCGTGCTGCTGCTGCGTGGTCCGTCAGGAGCGACGGGGTGCGCGACATGCGCGTTTCTTGCGGTTGAAACTTTTGTGACGCCAAAACGAAAAAACCCAGCCTCGGGCTGGGTCTTTGAAAACAGGCAGCAAAACGCTCCGGTTACCCAGCGAAAATGTGGGATTCCGGTCGGCGGGCACGCGAGGTCATGCCGGAAGCCATCCGGGCGGCGCTGGTGTCGTGCTGAAAGGCGTTTGCTTGCATAGGGCGCGAATCCTCGCATGCATGCGGGCACGGCGCAACCGCTGCGCCACTCACCGCGGCGGGGCAACGATGGCGTCGGGAATATAGGGGGTCACCGAAACGCGGATCCGCAGCCGGTTACCCGGGTCCTCCGGCAGCCGCGAGCGGTATTTGGTGCCCTTGTAGACGTAGTCCACGTCGAAGGCGATCGGCCGGCGGAACTCGCGCGGGACCTCCACCACCTTGCAGTTGCGGCGCGTGCTGGTCGGCGGCACCGCCACCGGCGCGGCCGGCTCGGGGCGACGCGAGAACATTTCCTTGACCGAATCCACCATGCGGTTGATCCGCCCCTCGTCCTCGGCCGGCGCCACCGCCACCTGGGCGGCCTGCTCGGCCTCGCACTGCTCCTCGATCCGGGTGGCGCGCAAGGTCTGGTAGACCGGCTCCACGTTCAATACCTGGGCGTAGTCAAGCTTGACGTTTTCGATCACGACGACCCGGTTTTTGACCTCGGGATCTGCCGCATGTGCCGGCATCACCTGCCAGGCCAGCACGCACAGCATGGAGAACGGGAGAAGTCGCATCAGGAGCAAGGTGGCGAAGCCGGGCAATACGTAAGTGTATGGAGCTTGGGTGGTTCCGGGCTGAACGCAGCCCATCCGGTTGCCGGGCAGCCCAATCGGTTCGCCGCACTGCTGCGACCGGCTAGAATCGCGAGGTTGCCCTTTTCAAGATGCCGATGAGCCTGCGCCTGCACAACAACCTGACGCGGCGGGTCGAACCGTTCGCGCCGCTCGATCCCGCCCGCCCCACCCTGTACGTGTGCGGCCCCACCGTCTACAACTACGCGCATATCGGCAACGCACGCGGCCCGGTGGTGTTCGATGTGCTGGCCGCGCTGCTGCGGCGCCGCTATGGCGCGCTGCGCTACGCACGCAACATCACCGACGTGGACGACAAGATCAACGCCGCCGCGCAGGCGCAAGGCGTGCCGATCTCCGTCATCACCGACCGTTTCGCCGCGCTCTATCGCCAGGACATGGCCGCGCTCGGTGTGCAGCCGCCGGACATCGAACCGGAAGCCACCGCGCACATTCCGCAGATCGTGGCGATGATCGAGCAGCTGATCGAGAGCGGACATGCCTACGCCGCCGAAGGCCATGTGCTGTTCGCGGTGACCAGCTTCGATGGCTACGGCAAGCTGTCGCGGCGCGATCCGGACGAGATGCTGGCCGGCGCCCGCGTGGACGTGGCGCCGTACAAGCGCGACCCCGGCGACTTCGTGCTGTGGAAGCCGTCCAGCGACGAGCTGCCCGGCTGGGAGTCGCCCTGGGGCCGCGGCCGCCCCGGCTGGCATATCGAATGCTCGGCGATGGCCGCGGCCCACCTGGGCCCCACCATCGACATCCATGCCGGCGGTGTGGACCTACAGTTTCCGCACCACGAAAACGAAATCGCGCAGAGCGAGTGCGCCCACGGCGGCGCCACCTTCGCGCGGTTCTGGCTGCACAACGGCATGCTCAACTTCAGCGGCGCCAAGATGAGCAAGTCGCTGGGCAACATCGAAACCGTGCACGACCTGATCGCCAGGCATCCTCCGGAGGCATTGCGTTACGCCTTGCTGAGCGCGCACTACCGGCAGCCACTGGACTGGTCGGACGGCTTGATCGAACAGGCCAAGAACACGCTGGACCGGTTGTACGGGACGTTGCGGGATGTGGCCGCGCTGGACGCAGGCGACGCACCGGGCGGCAGCGCATCAGCGGCGATTCCCGCCGAGGTGGAGGCTGCGCTGGATGACGACCTCAACACGCCGCAGGCCTTGTCGATCATCGCCAGCATCGCTACAGAGGCGCGTGCGCTGCGTAATCAAGTGGCCCACGGTGCAGACATATCGGCGCGACGTGACGAACTGCGCGATATCAAAACCCGGTTGCTGGGCGCAGGCCTGGCGCTGGGCCTGCTTCAACAGGACCCGGCCGCCTGGTTCTCACGCGGTACCGATGCCGGCGACGATGCCCGCATCACTGCGCTGGTCGAAGAGCGCAGCGCCGCGAAGAAGGCCAAGGATTTCGCCCGTGCCGATGCCATTCGCAAGCAGCTCGCCGACGAGGGCATCGTCCTGGAAGACACCCCGCAAGGCGTGCGCTGGAAGCGCGCCTGATGCTCCCTTCTCCCGCTGGGAGAAGGTGCCCCGCAGGGGCGGATGAGGGTACGGGCGAGCTAGATGCACTGTTTTGAGGTAAGGCGAAGCCACCTGCATGACGGCAGCCGACGCGTCGCCCGTCCCCTCACCCCACCCCCTCTCCCGGCGGGAGCGGGGCTTTGACCGAATGCCCCTAGATTTTTTTGCGAATGATTCTGGAACTTTGATGACCGACTCCCCCTTCCCGCTCGAACCCACTGCCACAAAGGCGCAGGCCGCCATTGCCGAGGAGTTTTCCTTCTTCGGCGATTGGTCCGAGCGCTACCAGTACCTGATCGACCTGGGCCGCAAGCTGCCCGCCTTCCCGGAGCAATGGAAGACCGAAGAGCATCGCCTGCACGGCTGCCAGTCGATGGTGTGGATCGTGCCCGAGGGCAGCGCCGAGCGGCTGGATTTCCACGCCGTCAGCGATTCGGCGATCGTGTCTGGCCTGATCTATCTGGCGCTGCGGGTGTATTCCGGGCGTAGCGCGCAGGACATCCTGGCGACCGAGCCGGACTACATCGCCGGCATCGGCCTGGCCAAGCACCTGTCGCCGACCCGCAGCAACGGCGTGGCCGCGATGCTGGACTTCATCCGCGACACCGCACGCGCGCAACAGTGAGCGCGCCCGCACCCTCGCCCGCCGATTCGCTGCGCACGCTGTTTGCGCATCCCGGCTTCGGCCTGGTGCTGCTGTATCGCGTCGCGGCGATGCTGTCGTACCAGATCGTGGCGGTCACGGTCGGCTGGCATATCTATGAGATCACCCGCAACCCGCTGTCGCTGGGCTTGATCGGGCTGGCGGAAATCCTGCCGTTCTTCTGCATCGCGCCGTTTGCCGGCTACCTGGTCGATCACCTGCCACGGCGGCGGCTCGGCATGGTTGCGGTGCTGGGCCTGGTCGCCACCGCACTGCTGCTGCTGGCCATCACCCATGGCTGGCTGCCGGTGCAGGGCGTGTGGCCGATCTATGCGGCCGTTGCGCTGACCGGGGCGGCACGCTCGTTCCTGTCGCCGGTCTATAACGCCCTGTTCGCGCGTGCGCTGCCGCGCGAGGCCTACGCACGCGGCGCCAGCATCGGCAGCGTCACCTTCCAGGCCGGCATGGTGATCGGCCCGGCGCTGGGCGGCGTGCTGGTCGGCTGGGGCGGCAAGGGCCTGGCCTATGGCGTGGCCGCCAGCGTGGCGCTGTTGGCGATCCTGGCGCTGGCGCTGTTGCGCGTGGAAGAACCGATCAACGACGGCCCACGTGCGCCGATCTTCCGCAGCATCGCCGAAGGCGCACAGTTCGTGCTGTCCAACCAGATCATGCTCGGCGCGATGGCGCTGGACATGTTTTCGGTGCTACTGGGCGGCGCGGTGTCGATGCTACCGGCCTTCATCCACGACATCCTGCACTACGGACCGGAAGGCCTGGGCATCCTGCGCGGCGCGCCGGCGCTGGGCTCGATCGTGGTGGGCGTGTGGCTGGCAAGACACCCGCTGCAGCGCAATGCCGGGCGCATCCTGATGCTGTCGGTGGCCGGCTTCGGGCTGTGCACGATCGCGTTCGGCCTGTCGCGGCACTTCTGGCTGTCGGCGGCGATCCTGCTGGTCTACGGCATGTGCGATGGCGTCTCGGTGGTGGTGCGCCAGACCATCCTGCAGCTGGCCACGCCCGATGCGATGCGCGGCCGGGTGTCGTCGATCAACGGCATCTTCATCGGCTCGTCCAACGAGCTGGGTGCGTTCTACGACGGGGTGATGGCGCGCCTGGTCGGCCTGGTGCCGGCGGTGGTGATCGGCGGCTGCGTGACCCTGGGCGTGGTCGCCACCACCGCGTGGAAGGCGCCCAAGCTGCGCAAGCTGGATCTGCGCGACCTGCAGTGAGGTCTGCGACGGTGCCCGCAGGTCTGATCGATATCACCTAATCGATGCCTGCCTGGCCGCATGACACGCGCCAGGCGTGTCGACGACTGCAACGTCCGTCGCGCTTGCACGATGCGCATAAAAAACCCCGCACATGGCGGGGTCTTTCAGTCGACGGACACGGCCTGGACCTTGTCGAACGATCAGTCGCCCTGCTGCTTCTGCAGATGCTCCCAACGCTCCTGGGCATCGATGGTGCGTTCTGCGGTCAGGCGCGCTTCCAGGCGGTCCAGGCCGATTTCTTCGCCAGTGTCGACACAGAAGCCGTAATCGCCGGCCTCCAGACGCTTGAGCGTGCTGTCGATCTTGCCGATCAGCTTGCGATACCGGTCACGGGTACGCAGTTCCAGCGAGTTCTCGGTTTCGCGGGTGGCACGCTCGGCTTCGTCGCCGATATCGCGCACTTCTTCGCGCAGGTTTTCGATGGTCTGCTTGGATTCTTCGACCAGATCGTTGCGCCAGCTCTGCAGACGCTGACGGAAGTATTCCTGCTGCAGCGTAGTCATGTACTCCTCGTCCGCCGCAGGCTTGTAGCCCTTGGGCAGGATCGGGCGACCGGTGGCCTCGTCGGTCTTGTAGTCGACCACCTTGTACTTGGTCTTGGCCGCCGGGCTGGCCGGCTTGGAGGTCACGGCCACGGCCACCTTGCCGACCGGACGGGTCGCGGCGGGCTTGGCGGGGGATTCGGTTTTGGTTGGCGTTTTTGCGGAGGATTTCGAAACGGGCACGGGATTCTTAGGTGACGGGGTCGCAGGCTTCGCAGGGACGGCCTTGGGGGCCGGTGCGGGCGCGGGCTTTTCAGCCTTGACCGGGAGTGACTTGGCCGGAGCCGGCTTGGCGGCCGGCTTCGGTACGGACTTGGACGCCACCGGCTTGGCGGCCGGCTTGGCGGCAGCAGGCGCTGCCTTGGTCGCCGCCGGCTTGGCAGCGGTCGTCTTGGGGACAGGTTTCACGGGCTTGGTGACTGCCGGCTTGGCGGCCGGCGCCTGCTTGGCAACGGCCTTGGCCGCAGGTGCCTTCTTGGCGGCAGGCTGCTTGGTGACCGGCGCGGCCTTCTTGGCGGCCGGTTTTGCAGCAGCGGGCGCCGCTGCCTTCTTCGCAACGGGTTTGGCGGACTTCTTGGCGGCCTGGACGGCCTTTTTTGCAGGTTTTTTAGCAGCCACGAAACGCTCATCCTTGGTTCCCCCGGGGCCCGGGAAAGCGGGCCTTTATAACGCACCCCGCGGACCCCCGGCAACCACCTATTAATGCAACTGGCATATCATTGGCAAGTGATCTCACGCCTGCTCATTGCGCTGTTGCGCTTCTACAAGCTGTTCATCAGCCCGCTGCTCGGGCCGCGCTGCCGCTTTGCGCCCAGTTGCTCGGAGTATGCAATGACCGCCATCGGCCGCTTCGGCCCGCTGCGCGGATGCTGGCTGGCCGCACGCCGGATCGGCCGCTGCCATCCGTTCCATCCCGGTGGTTTCGATCCGGTGCCCGACGCGCCCAGGCCTTCTTCTTCACCCTCGCCCTCTTCCTGCAGCTGCAAAGGACCTCATCCATGAGCCGAACCCTCATCATCAACGCCCGTCTGGTCAATGAAGGCAAGGAGTTCGACGCAGATCTCCTGATCGAGAGCGGCCGCATCGCCAAGATCGACAGCAAGATCTCCCCCGCTCCCGGCGACACCGTCGTTGACGCAGCCGGGCGCTGGGTATTGCCGGGCATGATCGACGATCAGGTGCACTTCCGTGAGCCGGGCCTGACCCACAAGGGCGACATCGCCACCGAATCCGGCGCCGCCGTGGCCGGTGGCCTGACCAGCTTCATGGACATGCCCAATACCAACCCGCCGACCCTGGACGCGGCCGCGCTGCAGTCCAAGTACGACGCGGCCGCCGGACGCGCCTGGGCCAACTACGGCTTCTACATGGGCGCCAGCAACGACAACCTGGCCCACATCCAATCGCTGGACCCCAACACCGCGCCGGGCATCAAGGTGTTCATGGGTGCCTCCACCGGCAACATGCTGGTCGACAACCCCGAGACGCTGGACGCGATCTTCCGCGACGCGCCAACACCGATCATCACCCACTGCGAAGACACCCCGACCATCGACGCGACGATGGCGCAGTACAAAGACAAATACGGTGATGCGCTGACGCCGGACATGCACCCGGACATCCGCTCGCGGCAGGCCTGCCTGAAGTCCTCGCAGCTGGCGGTGTCGCTGGCACGCAAGCACAACACCCGCCTGCACGTGCTGCACATCTCCACCGCCGACGAGCTGGGGTTGTTCGAGGCCGGCCCGCTGGTCGATGCCGACGGCAAGCTGCGCAAGCGCATCACCGCCGAGACCTGCATCCACTTCCTGCGCTTCGATCGCAGCGACTACGCGCGGCTGGGCAACCTGATCAAGTGCAATCCCGCGATCAAGGATCCCGAAGACCGCCTGGCGCTGATCCAGGCGCTGGCCGACGACGTGATCGACGTGCTCGCCACCGACCACGCCCCGCACACCTGGGAAGAAAAGCAGAAGCCCTACGCACAGGCACCCTCGGGCCTGCCGCTGGTGCAGTACGCGCTGGTGGCCGCACTGGAGCTGGTGCACGAAGGCAAGCTGCCGATCACCCGCATCGTGCAGAAGTTCGCGCACGCGCCAGCGCAGCTGTTCGACGTGGAACAGCGCGGCTTCCTGCGCGAGGGCTACTTCGCCGATCTGGTGATGATCGACAACACGCCATTCACCGTGAAGCGCGAGCAGGTGTTGTCCAAGTGCGGCTGGTCGCCGTTCGAGGGCACCACCTTCCGTTCGCGCATCGCCGCAACCTGGGTCAACGGGCAACTGGTGTGGGACGGCGAGCAGTTGGTCGGCAGCGCCGCCGGCCAGCGCCTGACCTTCGACCGCTGATGCGTGCAGTCGTGCTGGGTGCATGGCTGGCGCTGGCGCCGGCCGTGCTGGGCGCAGCCACCGCGCAAGCGCAGGCTGCCGACGACGCCGGTGTGGCGTTCCCGGCCAGCGCGTCGCAGGGCGCCATGGTGATCGGCAAGGTGCCGGCCGGCAGCAAGGTGCAGTACGCCGGCCGCCACCTGCGGGTCAGCGGCTATGGCAGTGTGGTGTTTGGTATCGGACGCGATGCCACTGGCCCGTTGCAGGTGCAGGTCACCCTGCCCGACGGCAGCCAGCGCACGGCCAGTGTGGCAGTGACGCCGCGCGATTGGCCCACCGAGCGCGTCAACGGCGTGCCGCCCAAGACAGTCAACCCACCAGCGGCGATCGCCGAGCGCATCAAGCGCGAGCAGGCGCAGGTGACCGCGGCCCGCGATCGCGACGATGCACGCCCGGATTTCGCGCAGCCGTTCATCTGGCCCGTGCAGGGCCGGATCAGCGGCCGCTTCGGCAACGCGCGGGTCTACAACGGCCAGCCTGGCGCCGGCCATTCGGGCATGGACATTGCCGTGCCGACCGGCACGCCGGTCAAGGCGCCGGCTGCCGGCGTGGTGACCTTTGCTGCACCGGATCTCTATCTGACCGGCGGCACGGTGCTGCTCGATCACGGTTTCGGCATCAGCTCC
The window above is part of the Xanthomonas cassavae CFBP 4642 genome. Proteins encoded here:
- a CDS encoding dihydroorotase, which codes for MSRTLIINARLVNEGKEFDADLLIESGRIAKIDSKISPAPGDTVVDAAGRWVLPGMIDDQVHFREPGLTHKGDIATESGAAVAGGLTSFMDMPNTNPPTLDAAALQSKYDAAAGRAWANYGFYMGASNDNLAHIQSLDPNTAPGIKVFMGASTGNMLVDNPETLDAIFRDAPTPIITHCEDTPTIDATMAQYKDKYGDALTPDMHPDIRSRQACLKSSQLAVSLARKHNTRLHVLHISTADELGLFEAGPLVDADGKLRKRITAETCIHFLRFDRSDYARLGNLIKCNPAIKDPEDRLALIQALADDVIDVLATDHAPHTWEEKQKPYAQAPSGLPLVQYALVAALELVHEGKLPITRIVQKFAHAPAQLFDVEQRGFLREGYFADLVMIDNTPFTVKREQVLSKCGWSPFEGTTFRSRIAATWVNGQLVWDGEQLVGSAAGQRLTFDR
- a CDS encoding M23 family metallopeptidase encodes the protein MRAVVLGAWLALAPAVLGAATAQAQAADDAGVAFPASASQGAMVIGKVPAGSKVQYAGRHLRVSGYGSVVFGIGRDATGPLQVQVTLPDGSQRTASVAVTPRDWPTERVNGVPPKTVNPPAAIAERIKREQAQVTAARDRDDARPDFAQPFIWPVQGRISGRFGNARVYNGQPGAGHSGMDIAVPTGTPVKAPAAGVVTFAAPDLYLTGGTVLLDHGFGISSNFLHLSRIDVKVGDRVEQGQVIAAVGATGRATGPHLHWGMNWFDVRIDPLLVLERGK
- the yidD gene encoding membrane protein insertion efficiency factor YidD, with the translated sequence MQLAYHWQVISRLLIALLRFYKLFISPLLGPRCRFAPSCSEYAMTAIGRFGPLRGCWLAARRIGRCHPFHPGGFDPVPDAPRPSSSPSPSSCSCKGPHP
- the dksA gene encoding RNA polymerase-binding protein DksA; the protein is MAAKKPAKKAVQAAKKSAKPVAKKAAAPAAAKPAAKKAAPVTKQPAAKKAPAAKAVAKQAPAAKPAVTKPVKPVPKTTAAKPAATKAAPAAAKPAAKPVASKSVPKPAAKPAPAKSLPVKAEKPAPAPAPKAVPAKPATPSPKNPVPVSKSSAKTPTKTESPAKPAATRPVGKVAVAVTSKPASPAAKTKYKVVDYKTDEATGRPILPKGYKPAADEEYMTTLQQEYFRQRLQSWRNDLVEESKQTIENLREEVRDIGDEAERATRETENSLELRTRDRYRKLIGKIDSTLKRLEAGDYGFCVDTGEEIGLDRLEARLTAERTIDAQERWEHLQKQQGD
- a CDS encoding MFS transporter yields the protein MSAPAPSPADSLRTLFAHPGFGLVLLYRVAAMLSYQIVAVTVGWHIYEITRNPLSLGLIGLAEILPFFCIAPFAGYLVDHLPRRRLGMVAVLGLVATALLLLAITHGWLPVQGVWPIYAAVALTGAARSFLSPVYNALFARALPREAYARGASIGSVTFQAGMVIGPALGGVLVGWGGKGLAYGVAASVALLAILALALLRVEEPINDGPRAPIFRSIAEGAQFVLSNQIMLGAMALDMFSVLLGGAVSMLPAFIHDILHYGPEGLGILRGAPALGSIVVGVWLARHPLQRNAGRILMLSVAGFGLCTIAFGLSRHFWLSAAILLVYGMCDGVSVVVRQTILQLATPDAMRGRVSSINGIFIGSSNELGAFYDGVMARLVGLVPAVVIGGCVTLGVVATTAWKAPKLRKLDLRDLQ